Part of the Arachis hypogaea cultivar Tifrunner chromosome 6, arahy.Tifrunner.gnm2.J5K5, whole genome shotgun sequence genome, AACCACTATTGCCTCCAATGATCATGTGCACAATGCAGGTGCTGACTTCAACTAATAAGCAAAATGTGAAATTGTGGTACTCCACTTTCCACAACCTGATCGCCATGGTTGGTGCGGGTATTCTGATACTGAAGGCAAGTCCTTGAAGAAAGATTCATGAAATAGCCGTTGAATGCATTGTTGCTTGGATTTCCGACACCACGTTGTTCCCTACATATGCATATGCCACGTCTCCCAATGCAGAGAAGAAATTGAACATACCATCATTAGTCCTTTTCATCTTTACACTATAATACACGTTTGGACTAATCCCTTTCTTGATGGAAGCCCCAAACGATAAACGAGTATGTCAGAGACATCACAACTGCACTAATTGAGATGGCAAAAATTGAGTTGAAGTTAGGGAGCTATGCAAGTACCAAGTTGAGGGAAGCAAAGACCATGATCCAATAAGTAGTCCTAATTGGCTGCATTCAGGGCAAAAGGTTTCATGAACCTTCTTCAATTACTTGCCTCCAATCACCATATAGATAATGTAGGTTCCAACTTCAACCAGCAGTTGTTGGGGAACCACAATCCACAAACCAAGCTTTTTTCTAAATGCTTCTTGTCTTAAGTCGTGATACCTATCAAGTCGATCTCTTCCCTCCCGGTACCATCTCATGCATCTCAACTATTTACCAGAGTGTGTACAACGTGATAACCCATGACATGATCATCACCTGATTCTAGGACCCCTGCATTCATGCATCTTCAATCAATTTCGTATTCATATATACTACAATAAACATCGTGTTAAACACCTACATACCATCACATACGTGTTTTTTGCTGAAGGTTCATGAAATATTTTGTCTTGAATGTATGTGTTCTGATATTGGAGGCAAGTTCTTGAAGAAATAAAATGTTTTGCTCTGAATGCACGTGTTCTGATACTGGAGGCAAGTTCTTGAAGAAGGTTCATAAAATATTTGCCATGAATGCATGTTTTCTGATACTAAAAGCAAGTCCTTGAAGAAGGTTCATGAAATGTGTTACCCTGAATGCATGCATTCTGTTACTGAAGGCCGTGAAGATAGTAAGGAATTTGATGTATAGAAGATTATGGTTTCGTTATATTAAATCCAATGTCTCTCCCAAGTGAGATGGCTGACAACACAATTAAGAAACCGTCCATTATCATATGTTGTGTTTTATTTGATCTTTACAGTCATGAGCATCCAACATTAGAGAATGAAATTTAATTGCATTGCAATTCTAAGGGATATGCATCATGTTGGATCTAGCACTTCAACTAATGTGTTTTTTATCTACTTCGTAAATTTGGAAAATCTATAGTACATAAACCATTAGTTGAATTCTATGTGTATATTATATGAGAAAAAAATTGATGCATCTAATTATTATTAGGAACACATTAATATTGGGAGcaataatcataattaataagTGAGCAACACTACTCTTAAATAGGGGACATATGTTTGAAATTTCAAGAAAATTATTAGAAACAATATACATATAAGAGAAAAAAAGTTTTATATCCAAATATAATTTGTATTGTGTATGTCTGAGTTTGTAACATAGAATGAAGTAAAATTTTAGATCTAATTTACCCATGTCTATAAACTCAAGCTAATTGAGAGCTAGAATTTGCTTGAAGAATTCTACCTGAATTAGTGAATTGTCAAATTGATTATATCTAACCTTAGTGGATCAAGATACTATTATTAGCTTAATTTTGTGCAGCTTCACTGCCAATTACAAAGCTATACATTTTTTTGAACTACACTAACAAAACCACAAATGCATGAATCTAAAGCCAACTcatttatacatatatacatatgtgAGACATGCATATGCATAtgataaatgaaagaaaaaattgcAATGATGGAAAGCAATGATGTAAAGAGTAGAGACTCAAAAAAAGTAATATATGTGTTTGCTTCTTAAAAAAGGAATTCTCTCTTATTTAGTGAATTGTCGAATTGACTATATCTATCCTTAGTggataaaaatacttttattagtttatttttttcagtcaaatttttattttctagtcatAACTGACTTCTTCTAACTACCGTTTATGCTAATGTATTTTAAAGTATTTTTGAACTTCTAAATGTATGTTGTGCATCtgttaaaaaaatcttatttcaatatgttaataatataaaataattttatattatcaatttatttttctcattatcTAATAgaattcttaaaataaaatagaaaatagaaaattaaaaaaaaaacatgaataaAGAGCCTATGAAATAGCTTTTACTTGATAGTGAGGCATTCACGTATATACTTAAGGGAAAATATgaggaatatttgtacaatgtatacaatggaggtttatagaatattagaaatataatcattAGTGCTACATTTTTCCTATCAACTAAAGTTTTGGTGATGAGTGATATTATGACATGATATTAGAGCACTAGATTCGAAAAGTCAAAAATTCGATTTTCGGTGGAaaaatgtttattatccctaataCTCGGATATGAAAACTTCATTCACCACTACACTACTAGTCCTCTATCCATTTACAATTTATGAGAAAAGAAACTATTTTGTTCCAACACCATggcattaaattttaaaaaataaattttactatctattttacaaataagaaaaaaatttacttttaaattttaatgccaCTAACTCTCTATGAATGtcatttttcctaaaaaaaaaagaaatgtttaTTTAATGCACTAATAGTTAGTTCAATATTGAATCATTTATATCAACTAAGCCAAATATACATGGCCGATTATGCAGACTGTATAGTTTTAACTACAATACTAAAACAAGAAAACGTTCCAATCTATTGCTCTTAGCTTATATGCTCCCCAGCACCAATTGGAAAACCTAACTTAAATATTTTGGGTACATAGTAGAGTTCAAATTATATCATACAAGATATTTTTCGTTATACATTACAATTAGTCAGTACGAGCATCAGTCCACAACCACATTACAAAGCCGTCTCTCAATTTTTCTCCGTTTATTATCATCTTCAAGTGACTGCAATATGAAATCAAATGTGGCTAGTTAGTTACCAAATAAAGAGTCAttcaaaacgaaaaaaaaaaaatgctcTGCAAATTTTGGGACATCAAGCAAAGATGTTTTACTTAACAAAACGTGATACAAGTAATTgatgcacaaaatcaaatttaGATAACAATGGTTACGGTGCATGCGAAATACAGAGATAACTTCCaactaatataacaaaaaaacaaGGTGACATAGACTAAACTTGCTATTATTGTTTTTACCTCGTTACTGAGTAAATGATGAGGAACCCGGACCCTTTTGGACCCGTCAGGTAAACGCTTACAAAGCAAAAGATTTTCCATGGCTGTATAAGCATTGCGGACctgtaaacaaatttaaaaacaaCACATGAAAGAGTACACTCAATATTGGAAAcattcaattataaaaaaatcaagaCATTATTATGTAAACACTCTTTATCCATGATCTATTGGCTTTCTGTTCATAATAAAATTGACAAAATGAAGATTCTATCTCAAATGAAACATAGAATTAGAAAATACAGGAGGAAAACTGATATGCTACCTGATTTTGGATGGCCATAATTAGAAGATCCTgacagcaagatgcatgcacattTTCCAAACCAGGGCACTGAAGTAACAGCCTCTCTAAATGATTCAATGATGGAAAAAAAAATCAGTCACTTGTGTAAATACTAAAAGTTGTCAAATTTTCAGCtaaaaaagtattgatcacaaaaGAACAGGGACATGAAAGAGGTACCTACCTGGATGCAAATTTCTACAAGAATTTAGGTTGAGATCAGTAAGTTGTGGGCAGTTTAAATATAAAGCCTGTGTATTAAACAAAACAACAAATTCTAAAAATTAGATGCTCGAGAAATAACATGCAGCAAAATAAACTCTTAATTTATAAAACTCACATCCAAGCCAGAACAACCCCATAAACTAAGTTTCTTTAAACGGCTATGTTTGATGATTAGCTTCTGGTTTGTTAGGTGACCATTAGCAATAGATCTGTGTTGTGATTCACAACTATTGTCGTCTCCAGTCGGATTGTCGGAATTAGGATCACATATGGTCATACCACAGTCCATAAGTTCAAGGTTTGGTAACTGAGCCATAGCGAATTGAATACCACCTGAAACACATGACAGCATATTAATAAGCAGAAACTAAACCAATGGAAATTTGTCAGGTAGCTGAATTAATAAAATGTTCCTTACTTGAAGACACACAGGGGCAAAGAGCAAGAAGTAGTCTTGTCAATGTTTCACTGAATACATTGCAAATCATTCCAATGCCACTGTCACTTATGCCAGATCTGAGATATAAGTTACAATTAAACATACTTTCAGAAACAGATAGATAAAGCAGAGAGTTATATTCATACAAGCATTTTAACAATGTGTCTCTAATCATTTGGTTTCCTTTATCTTTGTATACATTGTCGAATTGCCAAGTATTTTAGCTGTCTACAAGGCCAATGCATTTCATATTTCCTATAGAGAAACTTGAGGACAGTTAGCATGAAAGGACACATACCCACTGAGATCAAGTAATTCCAAATTTGGGTAGCTTGAAGCAATTGCAGCAACAGATGCATCAGTTATTTCAGATCCAAGAACAAGTGAAAGCATTCGCAACTCCCTGATCAATGGTATATAAACAAAAACTTCGTCAAACTTATCACACTGGAGGATGTTACCAATATAAAGTATggcaacaaaataaaattacaataatTGCAACTCAGATCATACTATATAATCCACTCATAGATAAGATTTTGAGAGTTCAATTACGCAGCTTAAATGTGGGCAAAGTTGAATGTCCAAGTGGTGATTGATTGCTTTTAATTGGCATCTACTTCAGCCTTTTTTTAAGTGCAATAATGATTTTGTATAACTTTAGTTATAATTCCATGTGTCAATATGAGAAAACAGGTGAAATGAGACTTTGTAGTCATATTAAAAAATCATAGTCACCTAGTTCAGCGTATATGCAAGAGCCTTAAATAGACAACAAAATTTATATATTCAATTAGGGAAAAAATTGGAAGCCAACTTTTAACAACCTATAATTAGTTACTATTTCACCAttctttgaattttcctttctcaCCCTTATCCTTTGACCATCCACTGCTTTATTAGTTGATTTTaagttttttctaaaaaaaattattccttAGCAAAACCGATTCCATTAAATGATGGCCAAATGATGTCATAAATTGATTTTATAGTCATTATATTGCATTCAGTTTTCACTTTTGTGTAACAAATGTTATTTCACGAATCTGATGCTATTAAAGAAACAGGTGTCCAGATCCCCCCCATATTTGGACAAACCTTAAATGCGCAGCCGTAATAGCAAGCACAACAGCATGAGAAAGGTGCATTGAAGATATATGTATGTTCTGCAAACTGGGGCAACTTCTTCCCAAACCTTCCATCAAAGTTTTGAGATCAGTACCATCATTTTCTTGACGAGAGAACTCCAAGGAAATCTCTCTTAACTGGGGACAGTTAAAGACCTACCATTTCAAAGTATCTGTTAGTAACTGAATGTTAACTCAAGGGGAAAtatcatttgaaaaaaaaaatcaccgcaccatgcaaaattaaaagaaaaataagagaaagtaATCACCATCTTTGAAAGAGAGAACAAATCTGACAGCCAAAGCGTGGAAAGACTAGATGAACAAAGAACAAGACGGCCTAGATTACAGCAACCTTCCATCTTGAGGCTCTTTAGACTTTTCTTTTCCGAAACAAATCGACTTAATTCATCCCTGCATTTTCAAAGTGGCAGGTTGGACAAAGCCAGatggaaaaatatatataaaataaaataaaatctctgGTTTATGGTtcatacttaaaaaaaaaaaaaaaaaaaaaaaaaaaaaaaaaaaaaacttttagctCTTAATATGTATTGTACTGAACAGAACAGATATAACAAAGTAGATGTTTGTCTTTCTTTACAAGAAAATACTACAAGCTTAAGTGCTTAAGCACCAACACAAGACACATTATATACCATACATATGCTTACATAATCAAACCACGTATAGCAAATCAGCCACAATCATGGTGGGAAATGTATAAAGGTTTAGAAAATGAATAGTACCCATTGATCCGATTGATAGCAGTGTCAGTGGTCGAGATCTCCATGTACTCCAGATTGGGGCATGAGAAGGCAATGCAAGCCAACATGGTTGAATCCACATCACTAGAAACCAACGAAAAACACAGCTTAGACTTATAACCTCAATCATATTATCACTCTTTTTTTGGATTAACAGATTCACATGGTTTCTCCTCAAATCAAAAGcatggatttttttttcttttgtatgttTTGATTAGGTCACGGTTCGAATTGTATCAGCACTCTTAGATTTATCCTATTCTTCCATCAAATAATCTATCCAtctcaaatattaaaaatttcaaaaagtaTATGCATCTTTGTGCCACAAGAATAATTGGCCAAAAAAAGTTTTTGGTTGAATCTTCGATGATTTAGATTAAGTTCTGTTCCATTTAAACAGTATCAACAACACAAAACTGAAGATCTTGATAGAATCCAGTGAATTGAATCCACACCTCTCCATTTTAATAGAGAGCTTCACAATTCCCGGGCACTTCTGCAACATCGACGCAACAGAACCCACCTGAACTCTCGCCGGAACCCTAACATTCAACTCCTCTGCTGCCCTCCACAACCTCTTCGTCGTCTCCCTCCAAACTCTACTCACCCTTGCCGCAGACAATAGCCCCGCCGGCGGCAGCCTCCTCAGCACTTCCCACAGAAGGCTCATCGGCAAACCGCTAGAATCTAAATCCAGATCCAGATCGAGATCGGATTCGGGAAATGCACCTCCAGCATCTCCTCCGGCAAGGTCCATCAGGTCGTCATCGAAGCCACCGCCGGCGACGGCGTCTTCAAACGAAAGCGCACGGCGGAGGTTAGGCGGGGGCTGGCGCACCAGGGAAGCAGAAGAAGGAGCTGCGGAAACGGCAGAGAAGGTGGAgagagaagaatgagaaggggaCGTGGGGGTTTTGACGTTGCAGTTATGTCCCTTCTTGGGGAGACCGCAGCGGCCGCAGTTGTAACTGCCGCGCTTCTTGCCGCGCTTTGCGTCCGCGGATGAGGCGTCGTATGCGGCAGATCCATCGGTGGGGGCGATGTGGGTTTGGGGGCGGAGGTGGTTCATTGGTGTGTGAAAGTGTGGTTTTGGTTGGCAGAATGGAAAATGGAGGGAGGTGAGGGTAAAATATTAACACGTAGCGCGGGAGACTTGCCGCGCATTCTTGTTTTGTTTCCCTCTTGTTTTATGTTTTACTTTTTTGTCTTAGTGTTTGAAAATTTTATTCTGGAGCTTCTTTTGTCGCATGTCATAAGTTATCTATCTAATTATCTATTACTAATTTTACTATTGGGAAGTAGTGAGcaataagaaatataaaaatgatgATTTAATAATAGTCTTCCTTCCAACTAAGTCTTAGAGTAATTTCTAAAATTCACCgcttgtaataaattttttttgatattttgattataccacacacaatttttaaattaaaaaaattacatttcattagccacatttttctttttttgttaaattattttttcatacAGTGAATTACCTAACACATCCTTTTCATATTAGATTAgacaaaataatattattttagttttaatattaAATACTTGATAAAATGACATCGATTAATTTTAATGGTCATATATTTTTCatgaagataagatattttgcgatttattaaaattaaatgtcATTGTTTCATCAAATATTTAaggtcaaaatttaaaattaaaccaATGATATTTTGTTTAGTCTAATATAAAAGAACATGTGTCAAACTACTCACAATATGACAAATAACtctagaaaaaaaataagaattaataTGGGgcaatttactaaaataaataatttagcttccaattttattagaatatatattttgcaaaataaattattaaaatgattttttttataaattatgtaaACCACAACAAGAGACTCACAGTTTACAAATGAACGTAAATCACTATAGGGGTCTCGTTCGAAGCCAAACTGCATATAATCCGCGGTAGGAGTATCGCGGCTTGTGTGTGAATTGCAAACGTCCATAAACCGCGACCATTTTTGCTTCTGTATCTCCATTTTCTTGTTCTGCATCACCATGATCACTATACCCCTCGTATTAGTATTGCTTGATTATATCCCATCATGCTCCACAATTCTCAAGTTATTCCATTTTCTCTTTTTCGaccttttttagtattttgtttcaattttatcaaaatatcaatttttttggaCTTGTGatgttgtgtttatttatttagtttttttttccggGCTATGTCTTCTCTAACTATTGGCTCATTTCATTAGCTAAGTTCTATGTCATTTTATCAAGGGAATCTCAATGATGCTCCTGATTCTTACTTCAAgtttaagaataatttatttttatataatatcaaatatgaaataaattacaatcttaaaataattaattgcatTTATCCAAGTCCCTTCCATTCCACGCCCCACATACTCGTTTGTGTACACGCGCCTAATATAACGTATATAACATAATCCTTATTTTGCGTAATCAACCTTTCTCAACGTAAACCTTTCCATACAACGTCAACCTTTTtcgcgttcttcttcttcttcttcaacctaattaAATTCGTTGCTCTCCTTTATTCGCTTTTTTCTTCTTTGCATTATCGATTTGGATTGACTTCAACGTAATTTCCTTCGTCGTTCATCtttttcttcgttttcttcttcgatctgcacttctaaattgaaacaatgaatgaatcaacttcaaatcagttgaatgagtgcgATTTTGGATAATTCTTCTTAAACGTATCAATTTGATGAGGTTCGGACTATTGAATTTTGAATCTAATTCAATGGaatgaaattgctaattttatttgaagtgaattgaatggaCTGATGTGATCTatatctgaattgaattgaattgataatatgtaactgtGAGTGTGAGTAACTGTGACTAACTTTGAGTAATTGTGAGTAATTTTTTGGTTCGATAAGTACTAAAGAGTTGATTCACCATGTGCATGTGTTCGGTTTGGTAAGCAAAAAGGAGTCTAAAAAAATTAGACGAATATATTCTGTTTTGTTTCCTAAACACTATATAATTATTTAACCGTAATtaagatttcggttcaccataaataagatttcggttcaccatgCAGACCAGCTGTGTTGTGGATGAAAAATTTGTCCCAAAGGTGGGAATGATTTTCAAGACATTAGAAGAAGCTGGAAAGTTCTACAAACATTATTCCAAACTTTTTggtttttctaccaaaataaggaaCACAACTCGAGACGAAgacaagattaagaatcaactaattgtATGTTCCATAGAAGGGAGGTGGAAATCAAAGATATCTCCAACTTTGAAGGCAAACCCTTCAGGTGGGTTAAATTGTCCAGCCAAAATTTACGTACACATAATGAAGGATGTTGGTATTTGGACAATTCTAAAGTTGTTTTTATTACTCACATCCTTGTTGTGCAGACTAGGCTgagatgctcaaacaacacaTGGAGCTTAGCATGTTCATGCATCGCACCATCAAAACCCACGAGGAAGCCGGAATCAAACCGAGTAAACCTTACTAATCATTTGTGGCAGCAGCTGGCAGCCACCGTGAACTAGGTTTTATAGAAAAAGACGTCTGAAATTACATCACAAGGGAAGTACGGAATATTTCCGATGAAGacgatgccaaagaatttgggaagtacctagttagaatgaaagagaagaaccaaaattTCTTCTTTGAACTCAACCTTGAAGGCGATCACTGCATTAAACATGCATTCTGGGCTGATGTAAGAAACAGGGCTGCATTTGATTATTTCGGAGATGtggtttcatttgacaccacctataACAGAAACAGGTATTCGGTTCTTTCAAAACATATTTTGGGTGTTCAGTGAGTGTATATATTTTGGTTCACCACCTTGTGGTTGTTATTTATGCAGGTACAATTTGGTTTTAGGTTCTTTTGTTGTCGTGAATCACCACAGCCAGTCGACACGTCTTAGATGCGCGCtgatgaaaaatgaggacatccaatcattcaaatggctatTTGAGTGTTGGCTACGTTGCATGGGATAGAAGGCACCAAAACGTATTCTTACCGATCAATGCGCATCGATTCAAAGGGCAATTGAGCTgtgcatgccaacaacaattcaccgctggtgcatctggcacattacaacgaagattccaagcaaattaaatggcTACAAGGGACACAACGAAATTGAACAAAAGATaagccatgttgtttggaactcgtaCACAAAAGAAGCATTTGACAGAGAGTATGGCCTTGGaggcaacaagtggctttcaagtAATTGAGATttcaattctaattatttttat contains:
- the LOC112696289 gene encoding F-box/LRR-repeat protein 17 — translated: MNHLRPQTHIAPTDGSAAYDASSADAKRGKKRGSYNCGRCGLPKKGHNCNVKTPTSPSHSSLSTFSAVSAAPSSASLVRQPPPNLRRALSFEDAVAGGGFDDDLMDLAGGDAGGAFPESDLDLDLDLDSSGLPMSLLWEVLRRLPPAGLLSAARVSRVWRETTKRLWRAAEELNVRVPARVQVGSVASMLQKCPGIVKLSIKMESDVDSTMLACIAFSCPNLEYMEISTTDTAINRINGDELSRFVSEKKSLKSLKMEGCCNLGRLVLCSSSLSTLWLSDLFSLSKMVFNCPQLREISLEFSRQENDGTDLKTLMEGLGRSCPSLQNIHISSMHLSHAVVLAITAAHLRELRMLSLVLGSEITDASVAAIASSYPNLELLDLSGSGISDSGIGMICNVFSETLTRLLLALCPCVSSSGIQFAMAQLPNLELMDCGMTICDPNSDNPTGDDNSCESQHRSIANGHLTNQKLIIKHSRLKKLSLWGCSGLDALYLNCPQLTDLNLNSCRNLHPERLLLQCPGLENVHASCCQDLLIMAIQNQVRNAYTAMENLLLCKRLPDGSKRVRVPHHLLSNESLEDDNKRRKIERRLCNVVVD